In the genome of Oncorhynchus mykiss isolate Arlee chromosome 18, USDA_OmykA_1.1, whole genome shotgun sequence, one region contains:
- the LOC110496183 gene encoding voltage-dependent calcium channel gamma-6 subunit has protein sequence MWSTFFLHEEDGRPVPPGVGVGPGAGLLGLTGVMGGRGAGAGAMGVKRRANALTSRHPGDMSEVQKGKIKLAFFVAIVGVVLTVLGLGTEYWVELSPPKNFYNNQTCLAAHYGLWKGCSRTLWVADIDPERESCGPAELPGESHCNYFKFYTTGENAVIFQKTTEKSLNVAAAMMALFGLFLMVMGAICITTALSKGESFFLKPASVCFVLSGLLMLLSLTVFNQSVLSFLASDHSVPLHHELSWSVSCIGCAGVMLILGGILFLLLALPFSPWRRCFPPKNESDS, from the exons ATGTGGTCCACCTTCTTTCTGCACGAAGAGGATGGCAGGCCGGTTCCACCGGGGGTGGGCGTAGGACCAGGAGCAGGTCTACTGGGACTGACCGGTGTCATGGGTGGCAGAGGGGCTGGGGCTGGTGCTATGGGAGTTAAGCGCCGGGCAAACGCGTTGACATCGAGACACCCAGGGGACATGAGCGAGGTCCAGAAGGGCAAGATCAAGCTGGCGTTCTTCGTGGCCATCGTGGGTGTGGTATTGACAGTCTTGGGCTTGGGCACAGAGTATTGGGTGGAGCTGTCCCCGCCCAAGAACTTCTACAACAACCAGACGTGTCTGGCGGCTCACTACGGGCTGTGGAAAGGATGCTCCCGGACTCTGTGGGTGGCGGACATAGACCCTGAGCGAGAGAGCTGTGGGCCGGCTGAACTGCCAGGAG AATCTCACTGCAACTACTTCAAGTTCTACACCACTGGAGAGAATGCCGTCATCTTCCAGAAGACAACAGAAAAGA GTCTGAATGTGGCGGCAGCCATGATGGCCCTCTTCGGTCTCTTCCTGATGGTCATGGGGGCCATATGCATCACCACAGCCCTCAGCAAAGGAGAATCGTTCTTCCTCAAGCCTGCTTCGGTTTGCTTCGTTCTGTCAG gcCTCCTGATGCTCCTATCTCTTACTGTTTTCAACCAATCGGTCCTCTCCTTCCTAGCCAGTGACCACTCGGTGCCTTTGCATCACGAGCTGTCTTGGTCAGTGTCCTGTATTGGGTGTGCAGGGGTCATGCTTATTTTGGGTGGAATCCTCTTTCTCTTGCTTGCACTGCCATTCAGTCCCTGGCGAAGGTGTTTTCCCCCCAAAAACGAAAGTGACAGCTAG